A single window of Methanoregula sp. DNA harbors:
- the cas5c gene encoding type I-C CRISPR-associated protein Cas5c, with protein sequence MDIGFGIKLRVWGDYACFTRPEMKVERVSYDVMTPSAARGILEAIYWKPAIVWEIDRIHVMKPVKFDNIRRNEVLGKIPLAPVKSAFQGKEAVLFKDANDERVQRASLILRDVCYYIEAHFNLTDKARPDDTVQKHYNVALRRMRKGQCFHHPYFGCREFPVQFEFVEGEIPKSKLNGKKDLGLMLWDIDFANNMNPVFFRADMNDGVIDVQNCLKGGVHS encoded by the coding sequence GTGGATATCGGATTTGGAATCAAACTGAGAGTCTGGGGGGATTATGCCTGCTTCACGCGCCCCGAGATGAAGGTCGAGCGGGTCAGCTATGATGTGATGACCCCTTCGGCTGCCCGGGGAATTCTTGAAGCGATCTATTGGAAGCCCGCGATAGTCTGGGAGATCGACCGGATTCATGTCATGAAGCCGGTGAAGTTCGACAACATCCGCAGGAATGAAGTGCTCGGAAAAATTCCGCTCGCTCCGGTTAAAAGTGCATTTCAGGGGAAGGAGGCCGTTCTCTTCAAGGATGCAAATGACGAGCGGGTCCAGCGGGCCTCCCTTATTCTCCGGGATGTCTGTTATTACATCGAGGCACATTTCAATCTCACCGACAAGGCCCGCCCCGATGATACGGTACAGAAACACTACAATGTCGCCCTCAGGCGAATGCGGAAAGGGCAGTGCTTCCACCACCCGTACTTTGGATGCCGCGAGTTCCCGGTGCAGTTCGAATTCGTTGAGGGAGAGATTCCCAAATCAAAACTGAACGGGAAAAAAGATCTCGGGCTCATGCTCTGGGACATCGATTTTGCCAACAACATGAACCCGGTCTTTTTCCGGGCTGATATGAATGATGGCGTGATCGATGTGCAGAACTGTCTTAAGGGAGGTGTTCACTCGTGA